A genomic stretch from Cervus canadensis isolate Bull #8, Minnesota chromosome 27, ASM1932006v1, whole genome shotgun sequence includes:
- the LOC122428646 gene encoding uncharacterized protein LOC122428646, which translates to MCIHGKILSYSILVSAVPKWADTASSRGGRRQSLPWSCAAASPGLPSPLPRGPSPSSHPVSSPAAASSASSSRKVSSAGSYTSLKAPRPTCPYSGVGKLGAAIFSSSGRRACAKVAHANFLGFNREWISRVVSVLTESQKMVKLKRQPSKDCIPARSINSLFHQPWGVTETQTSSVSKSNRGSFSRSSGRDCGLICFLPVKHQMDSVTGFGRATCMDNTCLQTLKSHAGSCVSGGSSLAAMERFSFRLEPGDRSRRKEGEEKKDAGDPSL; encoded by the exons ATGTGTATCCACGGGAAAATCCTCAGTTACAGTATTTTGGTGTCAGCTGTCCCCAAGTGGGCCGACACCGCCTCCTCGCGGGGAGGGCGGCGACAGTCCTTGCCTTGGTCCTGCGCCGCCGCCTCTCCAGGACTCCCGAGCCCTCTCCCGCGGGGACCCTCGCCCTCCTCGCACCCCGTGAGCTCGCCCGCCGCCGCTTCGAGTGCGTCCAGCAGCAGAAAAGTGTCCTCCGCGGGCTCGTACACGTCGCTGAAGGCGCCGCGGCCCACATGCCCGTACAGCGGCGTGGGGAAGCTGGGCGCCGCCATCTTTTCCTCTTCCGGCCGGCGCGCGTGCGCCAAAGTTGCGCATGC AAATTTCCTGGGATTCAACCGAGAATGGATCAGCAGGGTTGTAAG TGTATTAACAGAATCTCAGAAGATGGTTAagctgaaaagacagccttcaaaagaCTGCATTCCAGCAAGATCAATTAACAGTTT ATTCCATCAGCCATGGGGTGTGACCGAGACCCAGACATCATCTGTCAGTAAGTCTAACAGAGGCAGTTTTTCCAGAAGCAGTGGAAGAGACTGCGGGttgatttgttttcttccagTGAAACACCAGATGGATTCTGTGACTGGCTTTGGAAGGGCCACTTGTATGGACAACACCTGTCTTCAGACACTGAAATCACACGCAGGAAG ttgcgtgagtgggggctcctctctggcgGCGATGGAGCGCTTCTCCTTccg ACTGGAACCTGGGGACAGGAGTCGACGAAAAGAAGGTGAAGAAAAGAAGGACGCGGGGGACCCAAGTCTCTAG